From a single Brassica napus cultivar Da-Ae chromosome C9, Da-Ae, whole genome shotgun sequence genomic region:
- the LOC106359502 gene encoding dof zinc finger protein DOF5.4: MQDIHDYSMTGEGGDRRMRVHQNNILNHHQSLKCPRCNSLNTKFCYYNNYNHSQPRHFCKNCRRYWTKGGVLRNVPVGGGCRKAKRSKSKQPPSSSSTSTADKPTAQDGEEKPSSSESSSLPASTSTATAATAAAAKGVMGADMHNLKLYGNGIEWSTLLGQGSSDGGVFSEMGGFTAASSIATTPFGFGGNTVQQQFEDRTAQVDPTMEFEPLDWGSSGADQTLFDLTSTADNAYWSHQDQTDLYLPQF, encoded by the coding sequence ATGCAAGATATTCATGATTACTCGATGACCGGAGAAGGCGGAGATCGGAGGATGAGAGTGCATCAGAACAATATCCTTAACCATCACCAATCTCTCAAGTGTCCTCGTTGCAACTCTCTCAACACAAAGTTCTGTTACTACAACAACTACAATCACTCTCAGCCTCGACACTTTTGCAAAAACTGCCGTCGTTACTGGACCAAAGGCGGCGTCCTCCGTAACGTTCCCGTCGGAGGTGGTTGCCGTAAAGCCAAACGTTCCAAGTCTAAGCAGCCTCCGTCATCATCGTCAACTTCCACCGCCGACAAACCAACGGCACAAGACGGGGAGGAGAAACCAAGCAGCAGCGAGAGCTCTTCTCTCCCCGCCTCTACCTCCACGGCTACAGCCGCCACCGCCGCTGCAGCAAAAGGCGTTATGGGCGCTGATATGCATAATCTTAAACTCTACGGAAACGGGATAGAATGGTCTACGTTGCTCGGACAAGGTTCATCTGACGGTGGAGTTTTCTCGGAGATGGGTGGTTTTACCGCGGCTTCGTCGATTGCTACGACACCGTTTGGATTCGGAGGTAATACTGTACAGCAGCAGTTTGAGGATCGAACGGCTCAGGTTGATCCCACTATGGAATTTGAACCGTTGGATTGGGGAAGTAGTGGAGCTGATCAAACACTCTTTGATCTAACCAGTACCGCTGATAATGCATACTGGAGTCACCAAGATCAGACAGATCTTTACCTTCCTCAATTCTGA
- the LOC125593317 gene encoding asparagine synthetase [glutamine-hydrolyzing] 3-like: MMMRRILIYRRFSNRAIFGKFFPKSAARATVPGGPSVPCSTAKAVEWDAAWSQNLDLSGCAALGVHVAAYEEDKAEGTRPKKLQAEKTAEGIV; encoded by the exons atgatgatgagaagaatcCTTATCTACCGAAGGTTTTCAAACAGAGCCATCTTTGGAAAATTCTTCCCTAAG AGCGCTGCTAGAGCTACTGTGCCAGGAGGTCCAAGTGTACCATGTAGTACAGCGAAGGCTGTGGAATGGGACGCTGCTTGGTCACAGAACCTTGACCTGTCGGGTTGTGCGGCTCTTGGAGTTCATGTTGCAGCTTATGAGGAAGATAAAGCCGAAGGTACCCGTCCTAAGAAGCTACAGGCAGAGAAAACTGCAGAAGGCATTGTTTGA
- the LOC106360524 gene encoding protein Dr1 homolog isoform X2, with translation MDPMDIVGKSKEDASLPKATMTKIIKEMLPPDVRVARDAQDLLIECCVEFINLVSSESNEVCNKEDRRTIAPEHVLKALQVLGFGEYIEEVYAAYEQHKYETMDTQRSVKCNSGAQMTEEEAAAEQQRMFAEARARMNGGAPVPQPQHPETEHPETDHPETDQRSLQS, from the exons ATGGATCCGATGGATATAGTTGGCAAATCCAAAGAAGACGCTTCGCTTCCTAAAG CTACGATGACTAAGATTATAAAGGAGATGTTACCACCTGATGTTCGTGTTGCTAGAGATGCTCAAGATCTTCTTATCGAGTGTTGTGTAG AGTTCATAAATCTTGTATCTTCAGAATCTAATGAGGTTTGTAACAAAGAGGATAGACGAACGATTGCTCCTGAGCATGTTCTCAAGGCACTACAG GTTCTGGGTTTTGGAGAATATATAGAGGAAGTCTATGCTGCTTATGAGCAACATAAGTATGAAACCATG GACACGCAGAGAAGTGTGAAATGTAACAGTGGAGCTCAAATGACTGAGGAGGAAGCTGCAGCTGAGCAGCAACGTATGTTTGCTGAAGCGCGTGCAAGAATGAACGGAGGTGCTCCGGTTCCTCAACCGCAACATCCTGAAACCGAACATCCTGAGACTGACCATCCCGAAACCGACCAGAGAAGTCTGCAAAGCTAA
- the LOC106360524 gene encoding protein Dr1 homolog isoform X1 encodes MDPMDIVGKSKEDASLPKATMTKIIKEMLPPDVRVARDAQDLLIECCVEFINLVSSESNEVCNKEDRRTIAPEHVLKALQVLGFGEYIEEVYAAYEQHKYETMQDTQRSVKCNSGAQMTEEEAAAEQQRMFAEARARMNGGAPVPQPQHPETEHPETDHPETDQRSLQS; translated from the exons ATGGATCCGATGGATATAGTTGGCAAATCCAAAGAAGACGCTTCGCTTCCTAAAG CTACGATGACTAAGATTATAAAGGAGATGTTACCACCTGATGTTCGTGTTGCTAGAGATGCTCAAGATCTTCTTATCGAGTGTTGTGTAG AGTTCATAAATCTTGTATCTTCAGAATCTAATGAGGTTTGTAACAAAGAGGATAGACGAACGATTGCTCCTGAGCATGTTCTCAAGGCACTACAG GTTCTGGGTTTTGGAGAATATATAGAGGAAGTCTATGCTGCTTATGAGCAACATAAGTATGAAACCATG CAGGACACGCAGAGAAGTGTGAAATGTAACAGTGGAGCTCAAATGACTGAGGAGGAAGCTGCAGCTGAGCAGCAACGTATGTTTGCTGAAGCGCGTGCAAGAATGAACGGAGGTGCTCCGGTTCCTCAACCGCAACATCCTGAAACCGAACATCCTGAGACTGACCATCCCGAAACCGACCAGAGAAGTCTGCAAAGCTAA
- the LOC106359503 gene encoding basic leucine zipper 43-like, whose translation MIRHLKPNMESSPHRSHHCFDILEGMPPQNDNFNSTFLQNPNFHVHLQSISPDLSTRSNNNRSDHLDPNGEPFCHREGLDPDERRARRVVSNRESARRSRMRKKKQIEELQQQVEQLMVLNHNLSEKVINLLESNHQIIQENSHLKEKVSSFHLLMAEMLIPMRNVDGSINERDVNHLRGETSNRTNTFFGR comes from the coding sequence ATGATAAGACATCTAAAACCTAACATGGAGTCTAGTCCCCATCGCTCTCATCATTGTTTCGACATCCTTGAAGGAATGCCACCACAGAACGATAATTTCAACTCGACATTTCTACAAAACCCTAACTTCCATGTCCATTTACAGTCCATATCACCAGACTTGTCGACCCGCAGCAACAACAACCGCTCTGATCACTTAGACCCAAATGGAGAACCCTTTTGCCACAGAGAGGGTCTTGATCCAGACGAAAGAAGGGCAAGAAGAGTGGTCTCTAACCGAGAATCTGCAAGAAGGTCTCGTATGCGGAAGAAGAAGCAGATAGAAGAGCTGCAGCAACAAGTGGAGCAGCTCATGGTTTTGAATCATAACTTGTCTGAGAAAGTCATTAATTTGTTGGAAAGTAACCACCAGATCATACAAGAGAACTCACACCTGAAGGAGAAAGTCAGTTCCTTTCACTTGCTCATGGCAGAAATGCTAATACCTATGAGAAATGTAGACGGCAGCATCAATGAGCGCGACGTGAATCATCTCAGAGGAGAAACTTCGAACCGGACCAACACTTTCTTTGGCAGGTAA
- the LOC106360523 gene encoding G patch domain-containing protein TGH-like isoform X1 — translation MGLEEDDFVFHGTPIEREDEIGSRKKKAVAGASGNLRTLPAWKQEVIDEEGRRRFHGAFTGGYSAGYYNTVGSKEGWAPQSFTSSRKNRAGARKQNISDFLDEDEKAELEGQSLSASSQFDTFGFTAAEHSRKQAEKERHERPSAIPGPVHDELIAPVSESVGVKLLLKMGWRRGHSIKDVRAGSDARREARKAVLAFSADESTKGSSDSLVLESEVKTSLDSQINEDIKFSETTPVYVLNPKQDLHGLGYDPFKHAPEFREKKRSRLSAGKEAGYKKPLSMKESLFGPNTGKIGPGFGIGALEELDVEDEDVYAGYDFNQTYVIEDEQPVRPHNDNTLRLTAKEHNVLPGFGAASNSDYSVERFDPPKIPKDFVARHKFLGPREAETKPTAVPPPDVSPPEDKNLKLLIDGFATFVSRCGKLYEDLSREKNESNQLFDFLPGGSGHDYYVRRLWEEQQKRGDQSNLQLDFKVPLSVEKMSAEKRGSLLGERPLQKSLKETETSASSGGSFQFPTNLSDTFTKSASSQEAADAVKPFKDDPAKQERFEQFLKEKYRGGLRTTDSSRFNSMSESARAQERLDFEAAAEAIEKGKAYKEVRRATERPIDFLAGGLQFTSGGTEQIKDSGVVDMKSSKTYPKREEFQWRPAPLLCKRFDLPDPFMGKPGTAPRARNKMDSLIFLPDTVKAASDLQEPKKETTVEEPEVEVQVENVERPVDLYKAIFSDDSEDDEEQPMNGKKEEGQEKKNEAAAATTLNRLIAGDFLESLGKELGFEVPSNVTYPEGTKPVEEDSKSKRKSDASSERRPETKEKPEEKTSSLKLGSEGEKSTKRSEKSPRNWSGEEKSTKNKEESPRNDLSSSDSSGDEGRRRRSKKDKHRNNDSESDSSSDYHSRDKRSSRSRRKRRESSRENRSSHKKHYKTKDSSSSRYSMDEDRKESRREKRRHRD, via the exons ATGGGGCTAGAGGAGGATGATTTCGTGTTTCACGGGACGCCGATAGAGCGAGAGGATGAGATCGGTAGCCGGAAGAAGAAAGCAGTCGCGGGAGCTTCGGGGAACCTTAGAACTCTCCCTGCTTGGAAGCAAGAG GTGATTGATGAAGAAGGTCGGAGAAGGTTCCATGGAGCATTTACTGGTGGATATTCTGCTGGGTATTACAATACAGTGGGGTCAAAAGAGG GCTGGGCTCCGCAGTCATTTACGTCGTCAAGGAAGAACAGAGCTGGAGCGAGAAAGCAGAATATTTCAGACTTCCTTGATGAAGATGAAAAGGCT GAGTTGGAGGGGCAATCATTGTCTGCGAGTTCACAATTTGACACATTTGGTTTTACAGCAGCCGAACATTCTCGCaagcaagccgagaaagaaCGACATGAAAG GCCATCAGCCATTCCTGGCCCAGTACATGACGAACTTATTGCTCCAGTTTCGGAATCAGTTG gcGTCAAACTGTTGTTAAAGATGGGATGGCGGCGTGGTCATTCAATAAAGGATGTGCGTGCTGGTTCAG ATGCTCGTAGGGAAGCTAGAAAAGCAGTTTTAGCCTTCTCCGCTGATGAGAGTACTAAGGGATCTTCGGACTCGCTGGTTTTAGAGAGTGAAGTGAAAACTTCTCTGGATTCACAGATTAATGAAGATATTAAATTTTCTGAAACCACTCCT GTATATGTTCTCAATCCGAAGCAGGACCTGCATGGTTTAGGATATGATCCTTTTAAGCATGCTCCTGAGTTTAGAG AAAAGAAAAGATCTCGCTTGTCCGCCGGTAAGGAGGCTGGCTACAAAAAACCATTGTCAATGAAGGAAAGTCTTTTCGGACCTAACA CAGGAAAAATTGGTCCTGGTTTTGGCATTGGCGCACTTGAGGAGCTTGATGTCGAGGATGAAGATGTCTATGCTG GTTATGACTTTAATCAGACTTATGTCATAGAAGATGAACAGCCAGTAAGACCGCACAATGATAATACACTGAGGTTAACCGCAAAAGAGCATAATGTTCTGCCAGGTTTTGGAGCTGCTTCGAATTCTGACTACAGTGTAGAGAg ATTTGATCCTCCGAAAATCCCCAAAGACTTTGTGGCTCGGCATAAGTTTCTTGGTCCTCGGGAGGCTGAAACTAAGCCAACTGCTGTTCCTCCGCCAGATGTTTCTCCCCCTGAAGATAAGAATCTGAAACTTCTGATCGATGGCTTTGCAACATTTGTTTCCCGCTGCGGGAAACTGTACGAGGATCTTTCTAGAGAGAAGAACGAATCAAATCAGCTGTTTGATTTTCTTCCGGGAGGTAGCGGTCATGACTACTATGTAAGAAGGCTGTGGGAGGAGCAACAAAAGCGCGGTGATCAAAGTAATCTGCAATTAGATTTTAAGGTCCCTCTAAGCGTTGAGAAAATGAGTGCAGAAAAGCGTGGTAGCTTATTAGGAGAAAGGCCACTGCAGAAAAGTTTGAAAGAAACTGAAACCTCTGCTTCTTCTGGAGGATCCTTCCAATTCCCCACCAATCTCTCTGACACATTCACCAAATCCGCTTCATCT CAAGAGGCAGCGGATGCTGTCAAGCCCTTCAAAGATGACCCGGCAAAACAAGAAAGATTTGAGCAGTTTCTCAAGGAGAAATACAGAGGAGGGTTACGTACAACAGATTCCAGTAGATTTAACAGCATGTCGGAATCAGCTCGTGCTCAAGAGAGGCTGGACTTTGAGGCTGCAGCTGAGGCGATTGAGAAAGGCAAAGCTTATAAGGAGGTCAGACGGGCTACTGAACGGCCTATCGACTTTCTTGCAGGAGGGCTGCAATTTACTTCTGGTGGAACAGAG caAATTAAAGACAGTGGAGTAGTAGACATGAAATCAAGTAAGACATACCCTAAAAGGGAAGAGTTCCAATGGCGTCCTGCACCTCTTCTGTGCAAACGATTTGACCTTCCTGATCCTTTCATGGGAAAG CCGGGAACTGCTCCGCGAGCAAGAAACAAAATGGATTCTCTCATATTCTTGCCGGATACAGTGAAAGCTGCATCTGATCTACAAGAACCTAAGAAAGAGACAACAGTAGAAGAGCCTGAAGTTGAGGTACAAGTGGAGAATGTGGAGAGACCTGTTGATCTTTACAAG GCCATTTTCTCTGATGAttctgaagatgatgaagaacaaCCTATGAATGGAAAGAAAGAAGAGGGTCAAGAAAAGAAGAATGAAGCGGCTGCTGCAACCACATTAAACCGACTCATAGCTGGTGATTTTCTAGAATCTCTGGGGAAAGAACTGGGTTTCGAAGTACCTTCTAATGTCACCTACCCGGAAGGAACCAAGCCAGTGGAAGAAGATAGCAAGTCCAAACGCAAATCCGATGCATCTTCTGAGAGAAGACCTGAAACGAAAGAAAAACCAGAGGAGAAGACGAGCAGCCTCAAACTCGGGTCTGAAGGAGAAAAGAGTACAAAAAGGAGCGAGAAGTCGCCAAGAAACTGGAGTGGTGAAGAAAAGAGTACAAAAAATAAAGAGGAGTCGCCAAGAAACGATCTATCTTCGAGCGATTCCTCAGGAGATGAAGGGAGGAGAAGACGTTCCAAGAAAGATAAGCATAGAAACAATGATTCAGAGAGCGACTCGTCAAGTGACTACCACAGCAGAGATAAACGAAGCTCAAGATCaagaagaaagaggagagaATCTTCTAGAGAGAATAGAAGTAGCCACAAGAAGCATTACAAGACCAAGGACTCCTCTTCTTCACGGTACAGCATGGACGAAGACCGGAAAGAGTCAAGGCGGGAGAAGCGGAGGCACAGAGACTGA
- the LOC106360526 gene encoding protein MIZU-KUSSEI 1: protein MAKPNAHDFASKRHNSFHWTTKVGSDENDDVSSRNPLPDNTKPVPKHNPSSSKRKLQTFAVSRLRSVISSLSRARPGNNNSGLGSRVVGTLFGSRRGHVHFSVQKDPTSPPAFLIELATPISGLVKEMASGLVRIALECDKAKEEAKEDGDRRPRRLVEEPVWRTYCNGKKCGFAARRECGEKEKKVLKALEMVSMGAGVLPETEETSGGGGGGGGGEIMYMRAKFERIVGSRDSEAFYMMNPDSNGAPELSIYLLRI from the coding sequence ATGGCGAAACCAAACGCACATGACTTTGCCTCCAAGAGACACAACAGTTTCCACTGGACAACCAAAGTCGGATCAGACGAAAACGACGACGTTTCTTCCCGTAACCCTCTCCCCGACAACACTAAACCCGTTCCCAAACACAACCCTTCCTCTTCCAAAAGAAAGCTCCAGACTTTCGCCGTCTCTCGTCTCCGTTCAGTCATCTCCTCTCTAAGCAGAGCCCGACCCGGCAACAACAACTCCGGACTCGGGTCCCGGGTCGTGGGCACCCTCTTCGGATCACGCCGCGGACACGTGCATTTCTCCGTCCAGAAGGACCCGACTTCCCCGCCGGCGTTTCTCATCGAGCTCGCTACTCCGATCAGTGGACTAGTCAAGGAGATGGCTTCAGGGCTCGTGAGGATCGCTCTGGAGTGCGACAAGGCCAAAGAGGAAGCTAAAGAAGACGGTGACCGCCGTCCACGGCGGTTGGTGGAGGAGCCGGTGTGGAGGACTTACTGCAACGGGAAAAAGTGCGGGTTCGCGGCGAGGAGGGAGTGCggtgagaaggagaagaaagttCTCAAGGCGCTCGAGATGGTTTCCATGGGGGCAGGAGTTTTACCGGAGACGGAGGAGACAtccggcggcggcggcggtggCGGAGGAGGAGAGATAATGTATATGAGGGCGAAGTTCGAGAGAATCGTGGGGTCGCGTGACTCTGAAGCTTTCTACATGATGAATCCTGATAGCAATGGGGCGCCGGAGCTCAGTATCTATCTGCTCAGAATCTGA
- the LOC106360523 gene encoding G patch domain-containing protein TGH-like isoform X2: MGLEEDDFVFHGTPIEREDEIGSRKKKAVAGASGNLRTLPAWKQEVIDEEGRRRFHGAFTGGYSAGYYNTVGSKEGWAPQSFTSSRKNRAGARKQNISDFLDEDEKAELEGQSLSASSQFDTFGFTAAEHSRKQAEKERHERPSAIPGPVHDELIAPVSESVGVKLLLKMGWRRGHSIKDVRAGSDARREARKAVLAFSADESTKGSSDSLVLESEVKTSLDSQINEDIKFSETTPVYVLNPKQDLHGLGYDPFKHAPEFREKKRSRLSAGKEAGYKKPLSMKESLFGPNRKIGPGFGIGALEELDVEDEDVYAGYDFNQTYVIEDEQPVRPHNDNTLRLTAKEHNVLPGFGAASNSDYSVERFDPPKIPKDFVARHKFLGPREAETKPTAVPPPDVSPPEDKNLKLLIDGFATFVSRCGKLYEDLSREKNESNQLFDFLPGGSGHDYYVRRLWEEQQKRGDQSNLQLDFKVPLSVEKMSAEKRGSLLGERPLQKSLKETETSASSGGSFQFPTNLSDTFTKSASSQEAADAVKPFKDDPAKQERFEQFLKEKYRGGLRTTDSSRFNSMSESARAQERLDFEAAAEAIEKGKAYKEVRRATERPIDFLAGGLQFTSGGTEQIKDSGVVDMKSSKTYPKREEFQWRPAPLLCKRFDLPDPFMGKPGTAPRARNKMDSLIFLPDTVKAASDLQEPKKETTVEEPEVEVQVENVERPVDLYKAIFSDDSEDDEEQPMNGKKEEGQEKKNEAAAATTLNRLIAGDFLESLGKELGFEVPSNVTYPEGTKPVEEDSKSKRKSDASSERRPETKEKPEEKTSSLKLGSEGEKSTKRSEKSPRNWSGEEKSTKNKEESPRNDLSSSDSSGDEGRRRRSKKDKHRNNDSESDSSSDYHSRDKRSSRSRRKRRESSRENRSSHKKHYKTKDSSSSRYSMDEDRKESRREKRRHRD, from the exons ATGGGGCTAGAGGAGGATGATTTCGTGTTTCACGGGACGCCGATAGAGCGAGAGGATGAGATCGGTAGCCGGAAGAAGAAAGCAGTCGCGGGAGCTTCGGGGAACCTTAGAACTCTCCCTGCTTGGAAGCAAGAG GTGATTGATGAAGAAGGTCGGAGAAGGTTCCATGGAGCATTTACTGGTGGATATTCTGCTGGGTATTACAATACAGTGGGGTCAAAAGAGG GCTGGGCTCCGCAGTCATTTACGTCGTCAAGGAAGAACAGAGCTGGAGCGAGAAAGCAGAATATTTCAGACTTCCTTGATGAAGATGAAAAGGCT GAGTTGGAGGGGCAATCATTGTCTGCGAGTTCACAATTTGACACATTTGGTTTTACAGCAGCCGAACATTCTCGCaagcaagccgagaaagaaCGACATGAAAG GCCATCAGCCATTCCTGGCCCAGTACATGACGAACTTATTGCTCCAGTTTCGGAATCAGTTG gcGTCAAACTGTTGTTAAAGATGGGATGGCGGCGTGGTCATTCAATAAAGGATGTGCGTGCTGGTTCAG ATGCTCGTAGGGAAGCTAGAAAAGCAGTTTTAGCCTTCTCCGCTGATGAGAGTACTAAGGGATCTTCGGACTCGCTGGTTTTAGAGAGTGAAGTGAAAACTTCTCTGGATTCACAGATTAATGAAGATATTAAATTTTCTGAAACCACTCCT GTATATGTTCTCAATCCGAAGCAGGACCTGCATGGTTTAGGATATGATCCTTTTAAGCATGCTCCTGAGTTTAGAG AAAAGAAAAGATCTCGCTTGTCCGCCGGTAAGGAGGCTGGCTACAAAAAACCATTGTCAATGAAGGAAAGTCTTTTCGGACCTAACA GAAAAATTGGTCCTGGTTTTGGCATTGGCGCACTTGAGGAGCTTGATGTCGAGGATGAAGATGTCTATGCTG GTTATGACTTTAATCAGACTTATGTCATAGAAGATGAACAGCCAGTAAGACCGCACAATGATAATACACTGAGGTTAACCGCAAAAGAGCATAATGTTCTGCCAGGTTTTGGAGCTGCTTCGAATTCTGACTACAGTGTAGAGAg ATTTGATCCTCCGAAAATCCCCAAAGACTTTGTGGCTCGGCATAAGTTTCTTGGTCCTCGGGAGGCTGAAACTAAGCCAACTGCTGTTCCTCCGCCAGATGTTTCTCCCCCTGAAGATAAGAATCTGAAACTTCTGATCGATGGCTTTGCAACATTTGTTTCCCGCTGCGGGAAACTGTACGAGGATCTTTCTAGAGAGAAGAACGAATCAAATCAGCTGTTTGATTTTCTTCCGGGAGGTAGCGGTCATGACTACTATGTAAGAAGGCTGTGGGAGGAGCAACAAAAGCGCGGTGATCAAAGTAATCTGCAATTAGATTTTAAGGTCCCTCTAAGCGTTGAGAAAATGAGTGCAGAAAAGCGTGGTAGCTTATTAGGAGAAAGGCCACTGCAGAAAAGTTTGAAAGAAACTGAAACCTCTGCTTCTTCTGGAGGATCCTTCCAATTCCCCACCAATCTCTCTGACACATTCACCAAATCCGCTTCATCT CAAGAGGCAGCGGATGCTGTCAAGCCCTTCAAAGATGACCCGGCAAAACAAGAAAGATTTGAGCAGTTTCTCAAGGAGAAATACAGAGGAGGGTTACGTACAACAGATTCCAGTAGATTTAACAGCATGTCGGAATCAGCTCGTGCTCAAGAGAGGCTGGACTTTGAGGCTGCAGCTGAGGCGATTGAGAAAGGCAAAGCTTATAAGGAGGTCAGACGGGCTACTGAACGGCCTATCGACTTTCTTGCAGGAGGGCTGCAATTTACTTCTGGTGGAACAGAG caAATTAAAGACAGTGGAGTAGTAGACATGAAATCAAGTAAGACATACCCTAAAAGGGAAGAGTTCCAATGGCGTCCTGCACCTCTTCTGTGCAAACGATTTGACCTTCCTGATCCTTTCATGGGAAAG CCGGGAACTGCTCCGCGAGCAAGAAACAAAATGGATTCTCTCATATTCTTGCCGGATACAGTGAAAGCTGCATCTGATCTACAAGAACCTAAGAAAGAGACAACAGTAGAAGAGCCTGAAGTTGAGGTACAAGTGGAGAATGTGGAGAGACCTGTTGATCTTTACAAG GCCATTTTCTCTGATGAttctgaagatgatgaagaacaaCCTATGAATGGAAAGAAAGAAGAGGGTCAAGAAAAGAAGAATGAAGCGGCTGCTGCAACCACATTAAACCGACTCATAGCTGGTGATTTTCTAGAATCTCTGGGGAAAGAACTGGGTTTCGAAGTACCTTCTAATGTCACCTACCCGGAAGGAACCAAGCCAGTGGAAGAAGATAGCAAGTCCAAACGCAAATCCGATGCATCTTCTGAGAGAAGACCTGAAACGAAAGAAAAACCAGAGGAGAAGACGAGCAGCCTCAAACTCGGGTCTGAAGGAGAAAAGAGTACAAAAAGGAGCGAGAAGTCGCCAAGAAACTGGAGTGGTGAAGAAAAGAGTACAAAAAATAAAGAGGAGTCGCCAAGAAACGATCTATCTTCGAGCGATTCCTCAGGAGATGAAGGGAGGAGAAGACGTTCCAAGAAAGATAAGCATAGAAACAATGATTCAGAGAGCGACTCGTCAAGTGACTACCACAGCAGAGATAAACGAAGCTCAAGATCaagaagaaagaggagagaATCTTCTAGAGAGAATAGAAGTAGCCACAAGAAGCATTACAAGACCAAGGACTCCTCTTCTTCACGGTACAGCATGGACGAAGACCGGAAAGAGTCAAGGCGGGAGAAGCGGAGGCACAGAGACTGA